A window of bacterium contains these coding sequences:
- the aroC gene encoding chorismate synthase: KDYVEVLSGIRHNLTLGSPITLIIPNKDWENWEKVMSPTMESEFEFEETAISPRPGHADLAGAIKYGHKDLRNVLERASARETAARVAVAAIAKTLLREFNIQLLSHVLQIGDVQANLEEKNFETLKERVLISLLRCADKEAETEMIKLIEEAKKEGDTVGGIFEVMAIGVPIGLGSYSQWDKRLDARLACAVMSIPAIKGIEIGLGFECAKTPGSKVHDEIFYNKTRGFFRKTNHAGGLEGGVTNGQPIVLRAVMKPIPTLRKPLASVNFQTKEPTIASYERSDVCAVPSASVVGESVVAIELCKAMQEKFGGDSLDEMKKNYHNYIEYVKKI; the protein is encoded by the coding sequence AAAAAGACTATGTGGAAGTTCTGTCCGGAATAAGGCATAATCTTACACTGGGTAGCCCAATTACTCTGATTATTCCAAATAAAGATTGGGAAAATTGGGAAAAGGTAATGAGTCCTACGATGGAATCAGAGTTTGAGTTTGAAGAAACGGCTATTTCACCGCGACCAGGACATGCAGATTTAGCCGGAGCGATAAAATATGGACACAAAGACCTGCGGAATGTCTTAGAAAGAGCCAGTGCCCGCGAAACTGCGGCCAGGGTTGCCGTAGCCGCTATTGCCAAAACACTTCTGCGTGAATTTAATATCCAGTTACTCAGCCATGTCCTTCAAATAGGAGATGTCCAGGCAAATCTTGAGGAGAAAAATTTTGAGACGCTCAAAGAAAGAGTTTTAATCTCACTTTTACGATGTGCGGATAAAGAGGCAGAAACAGAGATGATTAAATTGATTGAGGAGGCAAAAAAAGAAGGCGATACTGTCGGTGGAATATTTGAAGTTATGGCAATTGGTGTTCCAATTGGTTTAGGGAGTTATTCACAATGGGATAAACGACTTGATGCCCGATTAGCCTGTGCCGTAATGAGTATTCCTGCAATTAAAGGTATAGAAATAGGATTAGGGTTTGAATGTGCGAAAACACCTGGCTCAAAGGTTCATGATGAAATATTTTACAACAAAACCAGAGGTTTTTTCAGAAAGACAAATCATGCGGGTGGATTAGAAGGTGGTGTAACCAATGGCCAACCTATCGTTTTACGGGCAGTGATGAAGCCTATTCCAACTTTAAGAAAACCACTTGCCTCAGTTAATTTCCAGACCAAAGAACCAACTATAGCAAGTTATGAACGCTCAGATGTCTGTGCTGTGCCTTCTGCATCTGTGGTTGGAGAATCCGTCGTGGCTATTGAATTATGTAAAGCCATGCAAGAA